A single Candidatus Omnitrophota bacterium DNA region contains:
- a CDS encoding ELM1/GtrOC1 family putative glycosyltransferase has product MKKDSIVDYSSYILLRLLNPLVRALPLSWSLSLGKALGELLYIFDGKHRAKVYTNVKTAFGEKLSPKEIKAITRRFYFSFGQNIIELFLLPSIDKNYINKYVGMEGRDNITKAFSRGKGVIFVAMHAGSWELSNIVCANLGFPLNILVREQRFPRLDRLLNSYRLRNGCKLIQTQNQTRQLIEVLKNNEGVGMTCDQGGKTGELTEFFGKPASMSTGALRLALKYDIAILPSFYARIAGPYHKVIVEEPFELKRTNNKENDLKVNLERLNSIFERLIAKYPHEYLWTYKVWKYSSERKALILSDGKAGHLKQSQVVAGIISKALEQKGIKLNTAIVEVKFKNNFKQKLFTLGSCFSGKYNCQGCLWCFRKVLTKETYDALISSKPDFVVSSGSSLAAVNYIISRENSAKSIAVMKPSLLSTNRFDLVIMPKHDNPLKRKNVIITDGALNLIDEDYLRKQSDALVATSLGVIDKSKDYIGLLLGGKAKEFSLSREKVLEVVNQLKLVCEKMNFDILATTSRRTSLEVEEMLKADLKSHKNCKLLVIANEKNLPEAVGGILGLSKIIVISPESISMISEAINSNKHVLVFKSEGLSRKHSSFLDNLAKNGYIYLIDRGEIAETIKAIIERNPETKILNDNALVAEGIKRIL; this is encoded by the coding sequence ATGAAGAAAGATTCTATAGTAGATTATTCAAGTTATATTCTGCTTAGGCTATTAAATCCGTTGGTTAGAGCCTTGCCTTTGAGCTGGAGCCTTTCCTTGGGAAAGGCATTAGGGGAGTTATTATATATTTTTGACGGGAAACATAGGGCTAAAGTATATACTAATGTTAAAACGGCTTTTGGAGAAAAGTTAAGCCCTAAAGAGATCAAGGCGATCACAAGAAGATTTTATTTTAGTTTCGGGCAGAATATCATTGAATTATTTTTACTTCCTTCTATAGATAAGAATTATATTAATAAATATGTGGGCATGGAAGGAAGGGATAATATAACAAAAGCCTTTAGCCGCGGCAAAGGGGTTATTTTTGTCGCTATGCATGCCGGCAGCTGGGAGCTTTCAAATATAGTATGTGCTAATTTAGGGTTTCCTCTTAATATCCTTGTCCGGGAGCAAAGATTCCCCCGCCTTGATAGATTACTTAATAGTTACCGCCTGCGTAATGGCTGTAAGCTGATTCAAACTCAAAACCAAACACGGCAGCTTATTGAGGTTTTGAAAAACAATGAAGGTGTTGGCATGACTTGTGATCAAGGCGGGAAAACAGGAGAACTAACCGAGTTTTTCGGTAAGCCTGCTTCAATGTCTACGGGAGCTTTGAGGCTTGCTTTAAAATATGATATTGCAATCCTGCCTTCTTTTTACGCGCGTATTGCTGGGCCCTATCATAAAGTAATCGTTGAAGAGCCTTTTGAGCTTAAGAGGACAAACAATAAAGAAAATGACCTTAAAGTGAATTTGGAACGGTTAAATTCGATTTTTGAGAGATTGATTGCCAAGTATCCCCATGAATATCTCTGGACATATAAAGTTTGGAAATATTCATCTGAAAGAAAGGCCCTTATTTTAAGTGACGGCAAGGCCGGGCATCTGAAGCAGTCTCAAGTTGTAGCCGGGATAATCTCAAAAGCCCTGGAGCAAAAAGGTATTAAGTTAAATACTGCTATCGTAGAAGTGAAATTTAAAAATAACTTTAAGCAAAAACTTTTTACACTGGGAAGCTGTTTTTCAGGAAAATACAATTGCCAGGGGTGCCTGTGGTGTTTTAGAAAAGTCCTTACAAAAGAAACCTATGATGCTTTAATCAGTTCAAAGCCCGATTTTGTTGTTTCAAGCGGGTCTTCTCTGGCCGCGGTTAATTATATCATTTCAAGAGAAAATAGCGCCAAGTCAATTGCGGTTATGAAACCGTCTTTATTAAGTACAAATAGATTTGATTTAGTGATTATGCCTAAGCACGATAATCCTTTAAAGAGGAAGAATGTCATTATTACCGATGGAGCGCTTAATTTGATTGACGAAGATTATCTAAGAAAGCAATCCGATGCCTTGGTAGCAACTTCTTTAGGGGTGATTGACAAATCCAAGGATTATATCGGGCTTTTGCTTGGTGGCAAGGCGAAAGAGTTTAGCTTAAGCAGAGAAAAGGTTCTTGAAGTTGTAAATCAGTTAAAGCTTGTTTGTGAGAAAATGAATTTTGATATTTTAGCGACTACTTCCCGCAGGACTAGCCTTGAAGTGGAAGAAATGCTTAAAGCCGATTTGAAAAGCCATAAAAATTGCAAGTTGCTTGTTATTGCAAATGAAAAGAACCTCCCTGAAGCAGTAGGTGGCATATTAGGCTTAAGTAAGATAATTGTGATTTCTCCTGAAAGTATTTCAATGATTTCCGAAGCGATAAACAGCAACAAACATGTTTTGGTTTTTAAGTCGGAAGGATTAAGCAGGAAACACAGCAGTTTTCTTGATAATCTGGCGAAGAACGGATATATATATTTGATTGACAGAGGAGAAATAGCAGAGACGATCAAGGCTATTATTGAGAGAAATCCCGAAACAAAAATTCTGAATGATAACGCATTGGTAGCTGAAGGCATAAAAAGGATTCTTTAA
- a CDS encoding polysaccharide deacetylase family protein yields the protein MRFKQKQHTAAILMYHSVSPNANPKNRLAVREETFERQMRFLIENKYNLISLSELSDLIKKRIRFPVKTVSITFDDGFKDNYTYAFPVLKKYKIPATVFVIVSEIERAQGDRLSWSQIKEMQDSGLISIGSHSLTHRSLKSFALEEDLKKQIIESKKLLEDKLSAPVDAFCYPSGDFNPLVKRIVVEAGYKLAFGTYVNENSSDTDLIALRRMPVVESDKDLFILRLKLSSLFYNPLLSAASRIRKIKNFFIKA from the coding sequence ATGAGATTTAAGCAAAAACAGCATACGGCGGCAATTCTCATGTATCATTCGGTTAGCCCTAACGCAAACCCTAAGAACAGGCTTGCGGTTAGAGAAGAGACATTTGAACGCCAGATGCGGTTTTTAATTGAGAATAAATACAATTTAATCTCTCTATCGGAATTATCTGATTTGATAAAAAAAAGAATAAGATTCCCGGTAAAGACAGTATCCATTACTTTTGATGATGGTTTTAAGGATAATTATACTTATGCGTTTCCGGTACTAAAGAAATATAAAATACCGGCAACTGTATTTGTAATCGTAAGTGAGATAGAGAGGGCGCAAGGCGATCGTTTAAGCTGGAGTCAAATTAAAGAAATGCAGGATTCCGGATTAATAAGTATCGGAAGCCATTCGCTTACGCATCGGAGCCTGAAGAGTTTTGCTTTAGAGGAAGATTTAAAAAAGCAAATTATTGAATCTAAGAAACTCTTAGAGGACAAGTTAAGTGCTCCGGTAGATGCCTTTTGCTATCCGTCGGGTGATTTCAACCCTTTGGTAAAAAGAATAGTCGTTGAAGCAGGATATAAGCTTGCCTTTGGAACCTATGTTAATGAGAATTCATCAGATACGGACTTAATTGCTTTAAGGCGAATGCCGGTTGTTGAGAGCGATAAGGATTTATTCATTCTTCGCTTAAAGCTTTCAAGTTTATTTTATAATCCGTTGCTTTCCGCAGCATCAAGAATTAGAAAAATCAAAAACTTTTTTATAAAGGCATGA
- the waaF gene encoding lipopolysaccharide heptosyltransferase II — translation MNILQILPELNVGGVETGTLDLAKYLIRLNHKAVVISSGGQLVKELESLGAKHYQLPVNKKSIISIFKMIPFVVNVIIKEKIDIVHARSRVPAWIAYFACRRTKTVFITTCHGYYKKHYFSQVMGWGKRVIVLSNVIARHMIDDFLVPHDRIKLIPRSVDLERFKYIDPRTKRGKEFNIGIIGRITPLKGHLHFIKAMAKVARVVPNIKIWIVGEASSSKESYKEEIQVLVKRLGLWHCTEFLGVQRDIPEILSHLDLVVLATTTHEAFGRVIVEAQASGVPVVATEVGGVVDIIENNKNGLLVPPGDPVSMAEAVIKIIKDPELANCLALKAYEKVQEKYNVELMVRNTLDVYKDALSNFKILIIKFSSLGDIILSTAALKAIRNKFGVNYKISFLVGEESKDVLLRCPYIDELIVANFKNKEKGFSGLWKLGGVLRKKDFDMVIDLQNNRKSHILSFLSLALNRYGYDNKKLGFLLNQRIKDNLPPQEPVAHQFRILNLLGVELEDAHLELWPSEEDSNYVNELLNGQWLTANQKIIGINLSASPRWVTKSWPVNQIAKLLLLLGERDLRVIFTGTQKDIPLAVELAGRAKNIKFINTCGKTSVNQLACLIKRCNLFISADSSPLHIAAAVDTPFVALFGPTDYRRHLPPAKRFVVINKALSCSPCYKAKCKSKKCMELITPEEVLEAVDKLLK, via the coding sequence ATGAATATTTTGCAGATTTTGCCGGAGTTAAATGTTGGGGGTGTTGAAACCGGTACTCTTGATTTGGCCAAATATCTAATCAGGTTAAATCATAAAGCGGTTGTAATTTCTTCCGGCGGGCAATTAGTTAAAGAATTAGAATCGTTGGGTGCTAAGCATTATCAATTGCCCGTGAACAAGAAGTCAATAATCTCTATTTTTAAGATGATTCCTTTTGTGGTTAATGTAATCATAAAGGAAAAAATTGATATTGTGCACGCGCGTTCCCGGGTTCCTGCGTGGATTGCATATTTCGCCTGCCGTCGGACAAAAACTGTTTTTATCACAACTTGCCATGGTTATTATAAGAAACATTATTTTAGCCAGGTAATGGGCTGGGGTAAGAGAGTAATCGTTTTAAGTAATGTGATTGCCCGGCATATGATTGATGATTTTCTTGTCCCTCATGACCGTATAAAATTGATACCCCGTAGTGTTGATTTGGAGAGGTTTAAGTATATTGATCCACGGACAAAAAGAGGCAAGGAATTCAATATCGGGATTATAGGCAGGATTACTCCTTTAAAAGGGCACTTGCATTTTATTAAGGCAATGGCTAAGGTGGCAAGAGTAGTGCCTAATATTAAAATCTGGATAGTAGGCGAAGCGTCTTCTTCAAAAGAATCATATAAAGAAGAGATCCAGGTTTTAGTAAAAAGGCTGGGCCTATGGCATTGCACTGAGTTTTTAGGTGTCCAAAGGGACATTCCTGAAATACTTTCGCATTTAGATTTAGTAGTCCTTGCTACTACAACTCACGAAGCTTTTGGAAGAGTTATTGTTGAAGCGCAGGCAAGCGGGGTACCTGTTGTGGCAACGGAAGTAGGAGGCGTAGTTGATATAATTGAGAATAATAAGAATGGTTTACTTGTTCCTCCCGGAGATCCCGTAAGCATGGCGGAGGCTGTTATCAAGATTATTAAAGACCCTGAATTGGCAAATTGCCTTGCGCTTAAAGCATATGAAAAAGTACAGGAAAAGTATAATGTAGAATTAATGGTCAGGAATACTTTGGATGTTTATAAAGACGCGTTAAGTAATTTTAAAATTTTAATTATTAAATTTAGCTCACTGGGAGACATAATCCTGTCAACTGCCGCATTAAAAGCCATAAGAAATAAATTTGGGGTTAATTATAAAATAAGTTTTCTTGTTGGCGAAGAATCAAAAGACGTGCTTTTGCGCTGCCCATATATAGATGAATTAATAGTTGCTAACTTTAAGAATAAAGAAAAAGGCTTTTCAGGGCTTTGGAAATTGGGAGGGGTTTTAAGAAAGAAGGATTTTGATATGGTGATTGATTTGCAAAACAACCGTAAGAGCCATATTCTTTCGTTTTTATCTTTAGCGCTTAATCGCTATGGTTATGATAATAAAAAACTGGGATTTTTGTTAAACCAAAGAATAAAAGACAATCTTCCTCCTCAAGAGCCGGTAGCTCATCAATTTAGGATTTTGAATCTTTTAGGCGTTGAATTGGAAGATGCGCATTTGGAGCTGTGGCCTTCTGAGGAAGACAGTAATTACGTTAATGAATTGTTAAATGGGCAATGGCTTACAGCCAATCAAAAGATTATCGGGATTAATTTAAGTGCCAGCCCCCGGTGGGTGACGAAGAGTTGGCCGGTAAATCAGATCGCAAAACTGTTGCTTCTTTTAGGAGAGCGCGACTTGCGTGTTATTTTTACAGGGACCCAGAAAGATATTCCTTTAGCAGTTGAATTGGCGGGGCGAGCGAAGAATATTAAATTTATTAATACTTGCGGGAAAACATCAGTTAATCAGCTAGCCTGCCTGATAAAAAGATGCAATTTGTTTATTTCCGCTGATTCTTCTCCTTTACATATTGCAGCAGCAGTTGATACTCCTTTTGTTGCGCTCTTTGGCCCTACTGATTACCGCAGGCATCTTCCCCCGGCAAAAAGATTTGTTGTTATTAATAAAGCATTATCCTGTAGCCCTTGTTATAAAGCAAAATGCAAGAGTAAGAAATGTATGGAGTTGATAACTCCGGAAGAAGTATTAGAAGCGGTAGATAAGTTATTAAAATAA
- a CDS encoding glycosyltransferase family 4 protein, which translates to MNILFLTNHLNVGGVTSYCFTLASGFVKKGHQVLVASSGGKLINQFRDCGVEYIHIPMKTKSELSPKIILSSLKLTKIIRDRQIDIVHSNSRTTQVLGCLLERRTRVTHVSTCHGFFKPRFSRKLFGCWGKRVIAISEQVKDHLVHDLKVNPKKIKIIHNGIDIKRFQSKLVNSSFEIKKGLGLKNAPVVGIIARLSDVKGHSYLIEAMKLVVERFPETQLLVAGEGKTKNELLAQVEKLGLKQNVYFIDEVSDTNVVLSIMDIFVMPSINEGLGLALMEAMAKGLPVIGSNVGGIKTLLQNGANGVLFEPKDTSALAEAIIDLLKDKGKREKLGLKAQSFISQNFSQEKMISETEKAYLECLAK; encoded by the coding sequence ATGAATATTCTTTTTCTGACCAATCATCTAAATGTCGGTGGAGTTACCAGTTATTGTTTTACTCTGGCAAGCGGTTTTGTAAAGAAGGGGCATCAGGTTTTAGTAGCCTCTTCTGGTGGAAAGCTGATTAACCAATTTCGTGATTGCGGCGTAGAATACATTCATATTCCGATGAAGACTAAATCGGAATTAAGCCCAAAGATTATTCTTAGTTCTTTGAAATTGACAAAGATAATAAGAGACAGACAGATAGATATCGTCCATTCAAATAGCCGGACAACACAGGTCTTAGGATGTTTATTAGAGAGAAGAACCAGAGTAACTCATGTTTCAACTTGCCATGGTTTTTTTAAACCCAGGTTTTCAAGGAAATTATTCGGCTGTTGGGGAAAAAGAGTAATTGCAATAAGCGAACAAGTTAAGGATCATCTTGTACATGATTTAAAAGTTAATCCTAAAAAAATAAAAATTATCCATAACGGGATAGATATAAAAAGATTTCAATCTAAGCTTGTTAATTCTTCGTTTGAGATTAAGAAGGGTTTAGGGTTAAAGAATGCGCCTGTGGTCGGGATTATCGCCAGGCTTTCTGATGTAAAGGGGCATAGTTATCTTATTGAAGCGATGAAGCTGGTTGTTGAAAGATTTCCTGAAACCCAGTTGTTAGTCGCGGGTGAAGGCAAAACAAAGAATGAGCTTCTTGCTCAGGTTGAAAAATTAGGTTTAAAACAAAACGTTTATTTTATTGACGAAGTTTCCGATACAAATGTGGTTTTGTCAATTATGGATATATTTGTTATGCCTTCAATAAATGAAGGATTGGGACTTGCTTTAATGGAGGCGATGGCTAAGGGCTTGCCGGTTATCGGTTCAAATGTCGGGGGGATTAAAACCCTTCTTCAAAATGGTGCTAATGGGGTTTTGTTTGAACCTAAGGATACCTCGGCTCTTGCCGAAGCGATAATTGATTTACTCAAGGACAAGGGCAAGAGAGAGAAGCTTGGCTTAAAAGCACAGTCTTTTATAAGCCAAAACTTTTCTCAGGAAAAGATGATTTCTGAAACCGAGAAAGCTTATCTGGAATGTTTAGCCAAATGA